A genomic segment from Scomber japonicus isolate fScoJap1 chromosome 11, fScoJap1.pri, whole genome shotgun sequence encodes:
- the gdf3 gene encoding protein DVR-1, translating to MWPAVLAAVCVVGVCALSHVEEMESQEQLFRSSLGLSGRPRPAGGHQPRRSVPSQLWKMFRGSENIKARESDPCTVSEYGVPGNIIRYVQDQGRLVSGWSSSCQACLEKQLFFNMSVLQPVELLSLAQLEVNFHWNLFTSAELLRGPRALSVSLYKVIRATLRETNPQAGRRLLLSQSIRLQPEPSSITMDLTSLAESWRKPGRNYGLVLELLPLSAGPEEILPFRPGNSLPLEPAFTLPLIQASLVAVSLDPHQCRSRQRRSAVHLPVTPSNVCKARRLYIDFKDVGWQDWIIAPQGYMANYCHGECPFPLSESLNGTNHAILQTLVHSLDPHGTPQPCCVPIRLSPISMLYYDNNDNVVLRHYQDMVVDECGCR from the exons atgtggcccgcgGTGCTGGCGGCGGTGTGTGTTGTCGGTGTGTGTGCTCTCTCACAtgtggaggagatggagagtcAGGAGCAGTTGTTTCGTAGCTCTCTGGGTCTCTCCGGGCGACCCCGGCCCGCTGGGGGCCACCAACCCCGGCGCAGCGTCCCCTCCCAGCTCTGGAAGATGTTCCGGGGATCCGAGAACATCAAGGCCCGGGAGAGCGACCCCTGCACGGTGTCAGAGTACGGGGTCCCCGGCAACATCATCAGATACGTTCAGGACCAAG gcaggCTGGTGTCTggctggagcagcagctgtcAGGCGTGTCTGGAGAAGCAGCTTTTCTTCAACATGTCCGTCCTGCAGCCTGTGGAGCTGCTGTCTCTGGCTCAGCTGGAGGTCAACTTCCACTGGAATCTCTTCACGTCTGCAGAGCTCCTGCGGGGGCCCCGGGCCCTCAGCGTGTCTCTGTACAAAGTGATCCGAGCCACGCTGAGAGAAACCAATCCTCAGGCTGGCCGCAGACTCCTGCTGTCCCAGTCCATCCGTCTGCAGCCAGAACCGTCCTCCATCACCATGGACCTGACCTCATTAGCGGAGAGTTGGCGCAAACCAGGACGCAACTACGGTTTGGTTTTAGAGCTGCTGCCTCTGAGCGCAGGTCCAGAGGAGATTCTTCCTTTTCGGCCTGGTAACTCTCTCCCGTTAGAACCGGCCTTCACCCTACCTCTGATCCAGGCCTCTCTGGTCGCCGTCTCTCTGGACCCCCACCAGTGTCGCtccagacagaggaggagcGCCGTCCACCTCCCCGTGACGCCCAGCAACGTGTGCAAGGCTCGCCGTCTCTACATCGACTTCAAAGACGTGGGTTGGCAGGACTGGATCATCGCTCCTCAGGGTTACATGGCTAATTACTGCCACGGCGAGTGTCCGTTCCCTCTCAGCGAGAGCCTGAACGGGACCAACCACGCCATCTTGCAGACCCTGGTTCACTCCCTGGACCCTCACGGTACGCCCCAACCCTGCTGCGTCCCCATCCGCCTCTCCCCCATCTCCATGCTCTACTATGACAACAATGACAACGTGGTGCTCAGGCATTACCAGGACATGGTGGTGGATGAGTGCGGGTGTCGATGA